The following is a genomic window from Adhaeribacter radiodurans.
GCATGAAAGGTAATAACCAGAACTATAAAAAACTACTCGCTGCGTAAACTCTTTACCGGGTTAGCCACGGCTGCTTTTATGGCCTGAAAACTTACTGCTACCAAGGCTACTAAAACCGCCGTCAGACCAGCCAAGGCAAATAACCCCCACGAGAGCGGCGTGCGGTAAGCAAAATCCTGCAGCCACTGGTGCATAAACCAACTGGCAAAAGGCCAGGCAATTACGTTGGCCAGCAATACCAATTTTAAAAAATCACGGGAAAGCAATGACACAATAGAAGTTACCGAAGCTCCCAGCACTTTGCGGACGCCAATTTCTTTGGTACGCCGCGCCACCGCCAAGGTAGCCAAGCCAAATAAACCCAGGCAAGAAATAAAGATAGACAGGCCCGATGCAATGTTAATCATTTTGCCCAGACGTTGCTCCTGCCGGTATTGGTTTTCCAGGTTTTGGTCCAGGAAGGTATAGGAAAATAGTTAGGTGGGCACAATTTTTTTCCAGGTTTGCTCCAATAAGGCTACTTGCTCAGCGAGGTTACCGACGTGTAGGCGAACCACAATTTTAAGGTAGTTTTTCAGCATAAGCCAGGCAATAAAATAGTAGTCAGAATATTAAAGAATATTCGATAAGCCAAGAGCCCATACGGAGCAGGTAAGCGGGTGCTTATACCCCGGAGAATTGTTCTTTTATGTTTTCGAGCACTACCTCGCCATCAAGCAGGCGCAAAATGCGATGAGAATAGCGGGCATCGTGCTCGGAGTGGGTTACCATTATTACGGTGGTACCATTCTCGTTTAAATCAGTGAGCAGTTCCATTACTTCGTTACCATTGCTGGAGTCCAGGTTACCGGTGGGCTCATCCGCCAGGATTAAGCGGGGTTTCTGAATAACGGCTCGCGCTACGGCTACCCGCTGCTGCTGACCACCCGACAACTGCTGCGGGAAGTGGTTGCGGCGGTGCATAATCTGCATTTTCTCGAGTACAGCCTCTACTTTCTCCTTGCGCTCGGCAGCACCTACGCCCAGGTAAATCAGGGGCAACTCCACATTCTCGAACACGGTTAGTTCATCAATCAGGTTAAAGCTCTGAAACACAAAACCAATGTTTCTCTTGCGCAGTTCGGCCCGCTGGCGTTCGTTGAAGTTAGAAATTTCCTGCCCCAGAAACTGAAAGCTGCCCCCATCGGGTTGGTCTAATAGACCCAGAATATTTAGTAAGGTCGATTTACCGCAGCCCGAAGGCCCCATAATCGCGACAAATTCCCCTTCGTTGATTACGAACGAAACTTTGTTTAAGGCTTTGGTTTCTACTTCTTCGGTGCGGTACACTTTTTCGAGGTTCGAGACAGTAATCATAGTGTATGACTGGTTAATATTTTAGATTTTTTAATTTCTATTTTTTACCCGAAGGTTAAATTTCGATTTAATAAAATTTACTTTTTTTAAGCAGAACTTCTCCGGGTATATGCTCTTGATTTGGGCTGTACAAGCTAAGCTTTTTACTTTTTATGAAGGAGAAATTTTAATTTTTATAATAGCATCTAGTCAATTTAATTGCTGGCTATTCTTTTTCTTCGTTAATGACCAACTCGCCCATGTCTTCGTAATTTTCGTAGCTCGAGGTTACTACCTTATCGCCCGGATTCAGACCAGAAACTACTTCGAAATATTCCGGATTTTGGCGACCTAAGCGAATTTCGGTACGATAAGCTTTATTGCCGTTTTCGTCAATTTTAAAAATCCAGTTGCCGCCGGTTTTTTGGTAAAAGCCACCCCGAGGTACTAAAACGGCCTGCGTTTGATCGGAGAGGGCTAAGCGCAGTTGCAACGATTGTCCGCGCCGGATACCTTTGGGTACCTCGTTCATAAATTCCATATCTACCTGAAACTGACCATTGGTTACCTGGGTAAATACTTTTTTCACGTTTAAGTCGTAATCTTTGCCGGCAAAAGAAAAGGTGGCTTTCTGGCCGGTAAACACTCGCGAAATATAATGTTCGTCGATGTTGGCGCGTACTTTAAAACCATCCAGTACGTCGATCTGGCCCAGGCGCTGACCACGGGTTTTGGATTCTCCAATTTCGGCGTTGAGCGAAGTAATCTGACCATCTACCGGCGCTTTTACCATGAGGTCGTCCATTTTCTTGCGCATTAAAGCCAGGTTATTCTGCATCCGTTCCACCGATTCTTTCATCTGAGCTAATTGCTGGCTCATGTTTAACGAATCCTGACGTAAGGTGCGGAGCGTTAACTGGCGTTTGCGTACCTGGTAATCGTATTTGTATTTAGCTTGCAGAAATTCTTGCTGAGGCACTACTTTTTCTTCGTAGAGCTTTTTATTCATTACGTATAAACGTTCAGCATCCCGTAAATTATAATCAATATCGGCGAGTTGGTTAAGTTGCGTAATGCGGTTTTGCTGCATTAAGTTGCGGGTGGTGTTCATGTTGTTAATCAAGTCAAAAACGGCCGTTTCGCGGTTCATCATTTCCAATTGCAGGTCGGTGTTCGATAGTTGCACAATAGGAGTGCCTTGCTTTAAAGTAGCGCCGTCTTCTACTAAAATCTTCTGCACGGTTCCACCTTCGGTAGCATCCAGGTAAATAGTTTTTATGGGTAGTACAATACCATCTAAAGGAATAAACTCCTGAAAGTTGCCTTTAGTAACACTACTTATAGTAATTTTATTGGTATCTACATTTAATTTTGCCTTGCCGCTGGTCGAAAAATAAGAAGCGCCTACCAGTACTACCACCAATGCGCCCATTGCCAGGCTTACAATCCGTTGCGTAGTCCACTTCTTTTTCTTAATTAAAACATCCATTGCTGTAAATATTTATTATACTTATTCTTGTTACCGTTTAAAGAAATAAAAATGCCAAATATGTAAGTAGCTTATTTTTAGTAAATTATAGTTGTTAAAAGCCTGATTTAGTAAAAAAATGTTCGGTTTTGATACACCTGGTTCTAACAAAGTGTCCGGTGATGTAACAAGTTCTAAAATTCGGAAAACCACAGGACTTTTCTTGCAGGAATTATGAAAAAACCTACTTATATTCGTATAAATTAATCAAATCCAAATCCGATCATGAATACCAAAAACGCCCGGGTTTTAGTGGTAGACGACGAGACCGACGTGCTGTTTGCCGTAAAAATGCTACTGAAAACCGAAGTAAAAGAAGTAGTAACGGAAAAAAATCCGGAGAACCTGCTTTCGCTGTTATCGAAGCAGGCCTTTGATGTTATTTTCCTGGACATGAATTATAAAAGCGCTCTGAATACGGGCAACGAGGGCTTTTTCTGGTTAAACAAAATCCTAGAAAAAGATAAAAACGCTACTGTAGTAATGATTACCGCCTACGGCGACGTGGAACTGGCCGTGCGCGCTTTAAAAGAAGGCGCTACCGATTTTATTGTAAAACCGTGGCGCAACGAAAAACTGCTCGAAGCTCTGGAAAAAGCTTGTGCCGGCCGTACCAGCGGCGAACACGCTGGTAAGAACGCCTCGAGGCGCGTGCCTTCCAGCGAAGGTTTTGACATGTTGGGCCAATCGGAAGCCATGCAGGATGTGTTTTACAAAATTGATAAAATTGCGCCTACCGAAGCTAACGTATTAATTCTAGGAGAAAATGGTACCGGTAAAGAACTGGTAGCGCGTGCCCTGCACCAAAAATCGTTTCGGGCGGGCAAGCCGTTTATTTGTGCCGATTTAGCGGCGCTAAGCGAAGGCTTATTCGAAAGTGAACTATTCGGACATAAAAAAGGCTCTTTTACCGATGCCAAAGAAGACCGCACCGGCCGGTTTGAAGCAGCTAACGGGGGTACACTGTTTTTAGATGAAATTGGTAATATTTCCTTACCGCAACAAGCCAAGATACTCACGGCTTTGCAAAACCGGTTAGTTATTCCGTTGGGTAGTAATCAGCAAATCCCGATTGATATTCGGCTGGTATCGGCTACCAACGTGCCTATTTACGAGTTGGCGGCTAAAAACCAGTTTCGGAAAGATTTAATTTACCGCATTAATACTGTAGAAATTACTTTGCCGCCACTCCGCGAACGCGGGGAGGATGTTATTTTATTGGCCCGCCATTTTGCCGCGCATTACGCCGAGAAGAATCATAAACCAATTCCGTATATGTCGGATGGGGCGCTCAAAAAATTAAAGCAGCACAGTTGGCCGGGCAATATCCGAGAGTTACAACACGCCGTAGAACGCGCCATAATTCTGGCCGATGGTCCGGAGTTGCGGCCGCAGGACTTTGCTTTTTCAGCAATGGAACACCCAGTTCATGCGGGCACTCACCCGGAAATGGCGGAAGAAGGACCGTTACAACTCAGCGAGGTAGAACGCACCACTATTATGCGCGTAATTGAACGCAACAAAGGTAATATTTCAAAAGCCGCCAAAGAATTAGGCATCACCCGCACGGCCTTGTACCGCCGCCTCGAGAAACATGACATTTAAACGCCTCGAAGTCGGTATATTTTTTCGGCTCATTTTTATATCGGTTCTGTTATACGCTGCGGTTTATTACTTTACGCAGCGGGCGTACCCGCAGGTAGTATTTGCCGGGGGTATTTTAATTGGTTTGGTTTGGGAACTGGCCCGTTACGTAACGCGGAGTAACAACGAACTGGCTAAATTTATTATGGCGGTAAAGTACCGTGATTTTTCCCAACAATTTAACGAAAAGCATACTAACCCGTCGCTGCGGCAACTGCACCACGCCTTTAACCAGATTAATAATACGTTTAAGCAACTGCAATTCGAGAAAGAAGCCCAGTTCCATTATTTGCAAACCATTTTGCAACTGATTGATACCGGTATTATTTCGTTTGATGCCGTCACCGGCGAAGTAGAATGGATAAACGAAGCGTTTAAACGTACGCTGGGTTTGCCCTACCTCAAACAAATTCATGCGCTGGAAAAACGGAACGAGGCTTTGCACGAAGCTATTGTAAAGCTTAAACCCAACGAGAGCCAATTAGTAAAATTAAAGGTTAACCAGCAGCCCATGCAGTTGCTCTTGTCGGCGACGGCTTTTAAAATGCAGCAGCGCGATTTACTATTGGTAGCTTTTAAAAACGTGAGCACCGCCATCGACGAAACCGAAACGGAAGCCTGGCAAAAATTACTGCGCGTCATGACGCACGAGCTCATGAACTCGGTAGCGCCTATTTCGTCGTTAGCCGATACCATGCGCCGCCACTTGCGCCTGAACCGCGAACAATACGAGCAAGAGCAAGTTCCCCAACCCAACGGCGACTTGTTACAAGATATAGAAGAAGGAATTGAGATTATTCAGAA
Proteins encoded in this region:
- a CDS encoding sigma-54-dependent transcriptional regulator, whose product is MNTKNARVLVVDDETDVLFAVKMLLKTEVKEVVTEKNPENLLSLLSKQAFDVIFLDMNYKSALNTGNEGFFWLNKILEKDKNATVVMITAYGDVELAVRALKEGATDFIVKPWRNEKLLEALEKACAGRTSGEHAGKNASRRVPSSEGFDMLGQSEAMQDVFYKIDKIAPTEANVLILGENGTGKELVARALHQKSFRAGKPFICADLAALSEGLFESELFGHKKGSFTDAKEDRTGRFEAANGGTLFLDEIGNISLPQQAKILTALQNRLVIPLGSNQQIPIDIRLVSATNVPIYELAAKNQFRKDLIYRINTVEITLPPLRERGEDVILLARHFAAHYAEKNHKPIPYMSDGALKKLKQHSWPGNIRELQHAVERAIILADGPELRPQDFAFSAMEHPVHAGTHPEMAEEGPLQLSEVERTTIMRVIERNKGNISKAAKELGITRTALYRRLEKHDI
- a CDS encoding sensor histidine kinase; translation: MTFKRLEVGIFFRLIFISVLLYAAVYYFTQRAYPQVVFAGGILIGLVWELARYVTRSNNELAKFIMAVKYRDFSQQFNEKHTNPSLRQLHHAFNQINNTFKQLQFEKEAQFHYLQTILQLIDTGIISFDAVTGEVEWINEAFKRTLGLPYLKQIHALEKRNEALHEAIVKLKPNESQLVKLKVNQQPMQLLLSATAFKMQQRDLLLVAFKNVSTAIDETETEAWQKLLRVMTHELMNSVAPISSLADTMRRHLRLNREQYEQEQVPQPNGDLLQDIEEGIEIIQNRGEGLLRFAKTYRNLSKVNDLLLTTVYVEELLNSIYTLMNPQLEEKGILLVTEINTLDLTLQADPRLLEQVLINLILNAQRAVLGRPNPTIKLVAGKQENEKIYIDVTDNGSGIPEEIIESIFIPFFTAHKDGSGIGLSLAKQIMHLHKGNIQVKSKENLGTTFTLQF
- a CDS encoding efflux RND transporter periplasmic adaptor subunit gives rise to the protein MDVLIKKKKWTTQRIVSLAMGALVVVLVGASYFSTSGKAKLNVDTNKITISSVTKGNFQEFIPLDGIVLPIKTIYLDATEGGTVQKILVEDGATLKQGTPIVQLSNTDLQLEMMNRETAVFDLINNMNTTRNLMQQNRITQLNQLADIDYNLRDAERLYVMNKKLYEEKVVPQQEFLQAKYKYDYQVRKRQLTLRTLRQDSLNMSQQLAQMKESVERMQNNLALMRKKMDDLMVKAPVDGQITSLNAEIGESKTRGQRLGQIDVLDGFKVRANIDEHYISRVFTGQKATFSFAGKDYDLNVKKVFTQVTNGQFQVDMEFMNEVPKGIRRGQSLQLRLALSDQTQAVLVPRGGFYQKTGGNWIFKIDENGNKAYRTEIRLGRQNPEYFEVVSGLNPGDKVVTSSYENYEDMGELVINEEKE
- a CDS encoding ABC transporter ATP-binding protein; translated protein: MITVSNLEKVYRTEEVETKALNKVSFVINEGEFVAIMGPSGCGKSTLLNILGLLDQPDGGSFQFLGQEISNFNERQRAELRKRNIGFVFQSFNLIDELTVFENVELPLIYLGVGAAERKEKVEAVLEKMQIMHRRNHFPQQLSGGQQQRVAVARAVIQKPRLILADEPTGNLDSSNGNEVMELLTDLNENGTTVIMVTHSEHDARYSHRILRLLDGEVVLENIKEQFSGV
- a CDS encoding ABC transporter permease, with protein sequence MINIASGLSIFISCLGLFGLATLAVARRTKEIGVRKVLGASVTSIVSLLSRDFLKLVLLANVIAWPFASWFMHQWLQDFAYRTPLSWGLFALAGLTAVLVALVAVSFQAIKAAVANPVKSLRSE